In Candidatus Dormiibacterota bacterium, a single genomic region encodes these proteins:
- a CDS encoding recombinase family protein, with protein MTKFIAYYRVSTKKQERSGLGLDAQQSAVSEYVRREGGRLIDSYRETESGRVSSRPELTKAVAHARRAGATLVTAKLDRLSRDLAFLSAFMKNGVSFVSCDFPQANVFMLQVMGAVAEYEAKLIRERTSAALAARKARGLPLGSHIPACRNNLRGKAAARGRKLGASAMRAKATEAYADLLPIIESYRDQGKSFEWIAHKLNRRHTTRTDKPFTPMTVHRILGRASRKRALPLLFAQARL; from the coding sequence GTGACCAAGTTCATCGCGTACTACCGCGTTTCAACGAAGAAGCAAGAACGCTCAGGGCTTGGGCTTGACGCCCAACAGTCAGCCGTCAGCGAGTACGTAAGGCGCGAGGGTGGGCGCCTTATAGACTCCTACCGCGAGACGGAGTCCGGCCGTGTTAGCTCGCGGCCCGAGCTTACGAAAGCGGTTGCTCACGCGCGACGAGCCGGTGCAACCCTCGTTACCGCAAAGCTCGACCGGCTGAGCCGTGACCTTGCGTTTCTATCGGCCTTCATGAAGAACGGCGTCTCGTTCGTATCCTGCGACTTCCCACAGGCAAACGTGTTCATGCTCCAGGTCATGGGTGCAGTGGCAGAGTACGAAGCTAAACTCATTCGCGAGCGCACTTCGGCGGCTTTAGCAGCGCGCAAGGCCCGCGGCTTGCCCCTGGGATCGCATATCCCCGCATGCCGCAACAACCTCCGCGGAAAAGCCGCAGCACGTGGGCGTAAACTAGGCGCCAGCGCAATGCGGGCCAAGGCTACCGAAGCCTATGCGGACCTGCTACCCATCATCGAGTCATATCGTGACCAGGGTAAGTCGTTCGAGTGGATCGCGCACAAGCTAAACCGGCGTCACACCACCCGTACGGACAAGCCATTTACGCCTATGACGGTGCACCGCATCTTGGGTCGTGCTTCCAGAAAGCGCGCATTGCCACTTCTTTTCGCGCAGGCGCGGCTCTAA
- a CDS encoding helix-turn-helix domain-containing protein, whose translation MTVAEAAGMLGIGINTAYEAVRRGELPAVRFGRRVVVPIAGLESVLRMDAEPTGTA comes from the coding sequence ATGACCGTGGCTGAGGCCGCTGGAATGCTTGGCATCGGAATAAATACCGCCTATGAGGCCGTGAGGCGCGGAGAACTTCCCGCCGTGCGTTTCGGAAGGCGCGTAGTGGTCCCGATAGCCGGGCTTGAAAGTGTCCTCCGTATGGACGCCGAACCGACCGGCACCGCCTGA